Proteins encoded together in one Pelagicoccus albus window:
- a CDS encoding SpoIIE family protein phosphatase produces MRAVAIECSNEELRWLSEIDPQISESTSFPSPPLSGTPKMIELIIVGCAHSNPVQLGHTFSEWTSAPVTIFLLSTDEYQEKSLQLSHSPGIGKNVLFCESRKGAFSETIEQAKQALSARAKLTKIPSDAPLPIGPNVSARSLLFRLLSELPEYIYFKDREGRFLAVSKYLADSTGLSSPEEAIGKTDYDLFDPEHAHDADSDERSLAEGLLTYLEKEEYVTWNDNRIWVYSYKRPLLSPSGFVLGTYGISRDITQTKRLQEDEKARHKQLSDEMELARSLQKSLLQQAFPIFSNPDGSRKVRFAVKHVASTKLSGDFYSITLTPNGQAVIFLADVMGHGASAAMITAMLYAAVKELEGTCESPEDFMLEINNRLHAWLEGTEQIVFATGICCVLDFENKVAKVCQNGSNHFFRIREGYVVSEQENPFPINPALGLTPQTQFETFSFPLEEEETIAFFTDGILEARNQNEEPFGQKRLSEFLIEDASTNLYEKLDSLHKSLQNFTRRSQEEDDLCVLIAKIGA; encoded by the coding sequence ATGAGAGCGGTAGCGATTGAATGCTCAAACGAAGAACTCCGTTGGCTTTCGGAAATAGATCCCCAGATCTCTGAGAGCACTTCATTCCCCTCTCCTCCCTTAAGCGGCACTCCGAAGATGATTGAGCTGATCATCGTCGGCTGCGCCCATTCAAATCCCGTTCAACTTGGCCACACGTTCTCGGAATGGACTTCCGCTCCAGTAACCATCTTTCTGCTTTCAACAGATGAATACCAAGAAAAGAGCCTGCAGTTAAGCCACTCTCCCGGCATCGGAAAGAACGTTCTCTTTTGCGAATCGAGGAAGGGCGCTTTTTCTGAAACAATTGAGCAAGCGAAACAAGCTCTCTCTGCTAGAGCAAAACTTACAAAAATTCCGTCTGATGCGCCGCTCCCGATTGGACCAAACGTGTCCGCCCGCAGCCTTCTTTTCAGACTCCTGTCCGAACTTCCTGAATACATCTATTTCAAGGATCGCGAAGGGCGATTCTTAGCGGTTAGCAAATACCTCGCTGACTCCACCGGTTTGTCCTCGCCAGAGGAAGCGATTGGAAAAACGGATTACGATCTCTTCGATCCTGAGCATGCCCATGACGCCGACTCGGACGAACGTAGTCTAGCTGAGGGGCTGTTAACCTACCTCGAAAAGGAGGAGTACGTAACTTGGAACGACAACAGGATTTGGGTTTACTCCTATAAACGTCCTCTCCTCTCACCGTCTGGTTTCGTGCTCGGGACCTACGGCATCTCTCGCGACATTACTCAAACGAAGCGGCTCCAGGAAGACGAGAAAGCACGTCACAAGCAGCTTTCCGACGAGATGGAGCTCGCTAGAAGCCTTCAAAAAAGCCTGCTGCAACAAGCCTTCCCCATTTTCTCGAATCCGGACGGATCGCGAAAAGTTCGCTTCGCGGTTAAGCATGTAGCTTCCACTAAACTAAGCGGCGACTTCTATTCGATCACCCTCACGCCAAACGGGCAGGCCGTAATTTTCCTAGCTGATGTGATGGGGCACGGGGCCAGTGCCGCGATGATAACCGCGATGCTCTATGCTGCGGTCAAGGAGCTGGAGGGAACTTGCGAATCTCCCGAAGATTTCATGCTGGAGATCAACAACCGACTTCACGCTTGGCTCGAAGGAACAGAGCAGATTGTCTTTGCAACAGGCATTTGCTGCGTTCTCGATTTCGAAAACAAAGTCGCAAAAGTCTGCCAAAACGGAAGCAACCATTTCTTCCGAATTAGGGAGGGCTATGTAGTCTCGGAGCAAGAGAATCCCTTCCCTATCAACCCAGCGCTCGGCCTCACACCCCAAACGCAGTTCGAGACCTTCAGCTTTCCGTTGGAAGAAGAGGAAACCATCGCCTTCTTCACCGATGGAATCCTCGAAGCCCGCAATCAAAACGAAGAACCCTTTGGGCAGAAGCGTCTTTCGGAGTTTCTCATCGAAGATGCATCAACAAATCTGTACGAAAAATTGGATTCGTTGCACAAATCCTTGCAGAACTTTACTCGTCGCAGCCAAGAAGAAGACGACCTTTGCGTATTGATCGCAAAGATCGGAGCATAG
- a CDS encoding substrate-binding domain-containing protein — MDQANFWIKVSSPRRRVLLALYWWEDRVFEGVAKFAAEQSWILDCKMRWTHAIPSLSEWRGDGIIANPGFSSPIKPLIELIESSQTPTVGLQTFGDYPFSSKVLQDHNLIGSLGAKHLASLNFKQVAFVSFADNPVEQARCNAFCRQAEESGMKCTQLTFEEFAKDPKALPRPIGLMAMNDLNAISLMTSCLDAGLRVPEEVAIVGADDTRIMCDAAEVPLTSVNCNFEEIGYRAAESLHLLMNGERTPEREKTIEPVGITIRKSTDTVAVPDPEAAIALRMIRDHFREPIGVSDIADQIDVPIRRLQSSFQKHLGFTMNQELTRVRVENAKKLLTDKKLKLEAVALDSGFSSRFHLIRAFQRSTGTTPAAYRRSIAKEPDKTS, encoded by the coding sequence ATGGATCAAGCAAACTTCTGGATCAAAGTGAGTAGTCCCCGCCGGCGAGTTCTATTGGCTCTCTATTGGTGGGAAGATCGGGTCTTCGAAGGAGTCGCTAAATTTGCCGCCGAACAAAGCTGGATCCTCGACTGCAAAATGAGATGGACCCACGCCATACCATCACTCTCTGAGTGGAGGGGTGACGGCATCATAGCTAATCCTGGATTTTCTAGTCCCATCAAACCCCTGATCGAGCTCATCGAATCTTCCCAAACCCCTACAGTTGGCCTCCAGACCTTCGGCGACTATCCCTTTTCATCCAAAGTTCTCCAGGATCACAATCTGATCGGAAGCCTCGGGGCCAAACACCTGGCGAGTCTTAACTTCAAACAGGTCGCCTTCGTCTCCTTCGCAGACAATCCCGTCGAACAAGCCCGCTGCAACGCCTTCTGCCGGCAAGCGGAAGAGAGCGGAATGAAATGTACCCAATTGACTTTCGAAGAATTCGCTAAGGACCCCAAAGCACTTCCAAGGCCGATCGGATTGATGGCCATGAACGACTTGAATGCCATATCTCTGATGACTAGCTGCCTGGACGCCGGGTTGCGGGTGCCGGAGGAAGTCGCCATCGTGGGAGCCGATGATACTCGCATCATGTGCGATGCGGCCGAAGTGCCTCTCACAAGCGTAAACTGCAACTTTGAAGAGATCGGTTACAGAGCGGCCGAATCCCTACATCTGCTTATGAATGGAGAGAGGACGCCAGAGCGGGAGAAAACTATCGAGCCCGTAGGAATTACCATTCGCAAGTCCACCGACACCGTGGCAGTCCCAGACCCCGAGGCGGCGATCGCCCTCAGGATGATCCGCGACCACTTTCGTGAGCCAATAGGAGTATCCGATATCGCCGATCAAATCGATGTACCCATTCGCCGCCTTCAATCATCATTCCAAAAGCACCTAGGGTTCACAATGAACCAGGAGCTTACACGAGTTCGGGTAGAGAACGCAAAGAAACTGCTTACCGACAAGAAACTAAAACTCGAAGCGGTTGCCTTGGATAGCGGATTCTCCAGTCGCTTCCATTTGATTCGGGCCTTCCAAAGAAGCACTGGTACCACCCCTGCCGCCTACCGAAGAAGCATCGCAAAAGAGCCTGACAAGACGAGTTAA
- a CDS encoding family 43 glycosylhydrolase, with amino-acid sequence MIKLPSFIFFFLCLSIAQAELIKNSLAAIHSGIAWYDDQGDMVSAHGAGIIKDGDRFYLFGEFKNDGGNEFSGFSCYSSTDLVNWTFENIALPVQKEGRLGPNTVGERPKVMKCPSTGEYVMYMHTDDIRYKDPAVGYATSDRIDGEFTFQGILEFDGNRIRKWDMGIFQDDDGIGYLITHSGNLYRLSDDYKSVDVQIVENMTQACESPVIFKRDGLYYWIGSGLTAWERNDNYYFTATDLRGPWKEQGHFAPEGSLTWNSQCTYVLPIVGSKTTTYMYMGDRWAHPRQNSAATYVWQPLVFDNGKITLPEYQQSWQVNTSTGEWTTYPLKGKAIDPQNKKWTKLSGSWEKHTDAEGFSDLRSNQKGDTLSLEFSGTQVGFYSVARSDGGFGKVEIMDRDGNIVLTTIVETYCRYTEESLKFLSPKLEDGDYTLTLTVLGERFFWQAKTTTWGSSDDYVSVSKFLISH; translated from the coding sequence ATGATAAAGCTACCTTCATTTATCTTCTTCTTTCTTTGCTTAAGCATCGCCCAAGCAGAGCTCATAAAAAATTCGCTCGCCGCGATTCACTCTGGAATAGCCTGGTACGATGATCAAGGTGACATGGTCAGCGCTCACGGAGCAGGCATCATAAAAGATGGCGATCGATTCTACCTTTTCGGAGAATTTAAAAACGACGGTGGAAATGAGTTCAGCGGATTTAGCTGCTACTCCTCAACCGACCTGGTCAATTGGACCTTCGAAAACATAGCGCTTCCCGTTCAAAAAGAGGGAAGACTCGGACCTAATACCGTTGGGGAAAGGCCAAAGGTTATGAAATGCCCCAGCACAGGGGAGTATGTGATGTACATGCATACAGATGACATTCGCTACAAGGATCCAGCAGTCGGCTACGCGACGAGCGATCGCATCGATGGCGAGTTTACGTTTCAGGGCATTCTAGAATTCGATGGTAACCGTATCCGTAAATGGGATATGGGTATCTTTCAGGACGACGACGGGATCGGCTACTTAATTACCCACTCCGGAAACCTTTATCGACTTAGCGACGACTACAAAAGCGTCGACGTACAGATCGTAGAAAATATGACCCAGGCCTGCGAATCCCCGGTTATTTTCAAGCGTGACGGACTCTACTATTGGATCGGTTCCGGACTTACTGCTTGGGAACGCAACGACAACTACTACTTCACCGCTACCGACCTGAGGGGTCCTTGGAAAGAGCAAGGCCACTTCGCTCCAGAAGGCTCACTGACTTGGAACTCCCAATGCACCTACGTGCTTCCCATCGTAGGCTCGAAAACGACAACCTACATGTACATGGGGGATCGATGGGCTCATCCACGCCAAAACTCTGCAGCCACCTACGTTTGGCAACCTCTCGTTTTCGATAATGGAAAAATCACTCTGCCCGAGTACCAGCAAAGCTGGCAGGTTAACACCTCGACTGGCGAGTGGACGACTTACCCATTGAAAGGAAAAGCGATCGACCCCCAGAATAAAAAGTGGACAAAACTATCAGGTAGTTGGGAAAAACACACAGACGCAGAAGGATTTTCCGATCTTCGTTCCAATCAGAAAGGAGATACGCTCTCCCTTGAATTCTCCGGTACTCAGGTTGGATTTTATAGCGTAGCTAGATCGGATGGCGGTTTCGGCAAAGTCGAGATAATGGATCGTGACGGAAACATCGTGTTAACGACGATTGTGGAAACCTACTGTCGCTACACTGAGGAGTCGCTTAAATTCCTCAGCCCTAAGCTCGAAGATGGCGACTATACCCTGACATTGACCGTTCTCGGTGAGCGATTTTTCTGGCAGGCGAAAACCACTACTTGGGGAAGCAGTGACGATTACGTTTCTGTATCCAAATTCCTGATCTCTCACTAG
- a CDS encoding MFS transporter, whose translation MPMHTSNPASAKWLAIVLVSALYSLAFSQIGVLTTLFPLLKEDFELSNQQLGTFSSIYLLARATFGTIWGFSADKFGQKRILLVTFLASSSAMVTAGLSQNYSQLITLYAVSVLFAVAAEPLTFTLSSTLFDPKDRGKAFGAVRALRGLAGGVLVAAIGWFGGLSDGWRFALLSFGALEAILAISLAIRLGSIEQHIKLESAPFKWGEFGRLAVTPHFILFTLIHIFATGMLIPVFLPTFLVEERGHSIQSAAVLIGVMKIFMIAGSLAGGFLGDRMEERWPMAGRLYLMIAYSIAFSLFTAMQFFPIWSNIYADWAVAIASSAIFPVGFAGCILPMLANVIAPQLRSASFAIMSSLCQGLSLAGFSTLIGTLSDHYDLGTMLFGSITIPYLLNILICLALLRFYVAEMRDPSHNY comes from the coding sequence ATGCCGATGCATACCTCCAATCCTGCTTCCGCTAAATGGCTAGCCATCGTTCTGGTATCGGCATTGTACTCGCTCGCGTTTTCGCAAATCGGAGTCCTCACCACCCTATTTCCTCTCCTCAAAGAGGACTTCGAGTTAAGCAATCAACAGCTGGGAACATTCTCATCCATCTACCTTTTGGCTCGCGCCACCTTTGGTACCATTTGGGGATTCAGCGCTGACAAATTTGGACAAAAGAGAATCTTGTTAGTCACCTTTCTGGCCAGTAGCTCGGCCATGGTTACGGCTGGCTTATCCCAAAACTACTCTCAGCTTATTACGCTGTATGCGGTAAGCGTTCTTTTTGCTGTAGCGGCTGAGCCACTCACCTTCACCCTTTCCTCTACACTATTTGACCCGAAGGACCGCGGAAAAGCATTCGGAGCAGTCAGAGCCCTACGAGGGCTTGCCGGCGGAGTGCTTGTGGCTGCGATCGGATGGTTCGGTGGCCTATCAGATGGATGGCGTTTCGCTTTGTTGAGTTTCGGTGCTCTGGAAGCGATCCTGGCGATTAGCCTAGCCATTAGACTAGGCTCCATCGAGCAGCATATAAAACTCGAATCAGCTCCCTTCAAGTGGGGTGAGTTTGGGCGGCTCGCTGTAACTCCACATTTCATTCTCTTCACGCTTATCCACATTTTCGCTACAGGGATGCTAATCCCAGTTTTCCTGCCCACCTTCCTCGTCGAGGAACGGGGACACTCCATACAGTCGGCGGCTGTACTAATCGGAGTGATGAAGATTTTCATGATTGCAGGTTCCCTCGCAGGCGGATTCTTGGGAGACAGAATGGAAGAACGTTGGCCAATGGCCGGACGTTTGTATTTAATGATCGCCTACTCGATCGCATTTTCCCTTTTCACTGCGATGCAATTTTTTCCGATCTGGAGTAACATCTATGCGGACTGGGCAGTCGCTATCGCCAGCAGCGCAATATTCCCCGTGGGCTTCGCCGGGTGCATTCTCCCAATGCTAGCCAACGTAATCGCTCCTCAACTACGCAGCGCAAGTTTCGCCATCATGTCATCCCTCTGCCAAGGCCTAAGCTTGGCGGGTTTCTCTACTCTCATAGGCACACTCTCGGACCACTACGACCTCGGAACAATGCTATTCGGATCGATCACAATCCCCTACCTATTGAATATACTAATCTGCCTCGCTCTGCTAAGATTCTATGTGGCAGAAATGAGAGATCCTTCCCATAACTACTAA